The Bacteroidales bacterium genome includes a window with the following:
- a CDS encoding universal stress protein, translating to MENRKDIVLVPFDFTEIADYAVDHAAGIAKKLGWEVRLVHIINKDTRELLNVYKVTDEIVNQHLQERADIYLKKYGVSFSFEAREGSIFTDIAKAAEDVQAKLAVMGTHGKSGVQHIVGSYAHKVITSSRIPFITVQKKLYGDGYKKVVVPIDDTLESRQKIKWTIYMAQLLDLKVYVKGMYLKHEVFKARLMAILDKIVDLLEKNNIKYEAEFIPETGNFVKQTLDYARKVEADLIMIMTSTEPSLVPNFIINPWDEQILFNDDKIPVMAINPRDLNIFIVGL from the coding sequence ATGGAAAATAGGAAAGATATTGTATTAGTTCCCTTTGATTTTACGGAAATAGCTGATTATGCTGTAGATCATGCGGCTGGCATAGCAAAGAAGTTAGGATGGGAAGTTCGTCTAGTTCATATTATCAATAAGGATACGAGAGAACTTTTAAATGTATATAAAGTTACTGATGAAATAGTGAATCAGCATTTGCAAGAGCGTGCTGATATTTACTTAAAGAAGTATGGTGTTTCTTTTTCTTTTGAGGCAAGAGAAGGTAGCATTTTTACTGACATAGCTAAAGCGGCTGAAGATGTTCAGGCAAAACTGGCAGTAATGGGGACGCATGGCAAGTCTGGAGTTCAGCATATAGTTGGAAGTTACGCACATAAAGTTATCACATCTAGTCGGATACCTTTCATTACTGTGCAGAAGAAGCTTTATGGCGATGGATATAAGAAAGTGGTAGTTCCGATCGACGATACTCTTGAATCAAGGCAAAAAATTAAGTGGACTATTTACATGGCGCAGTTATTGGACTTAAAAGTTTACGTTAAAGGTATGTATTTGAAGCATGAAGTGTTTAAAGCAAGATTAATGGCTATTTTAGATAAAATTGTAGACTTGCTTGAAAAAAATAACATCAAATATGAAGCTGAGTTTATTCCTGAAACGGGTAATTTCGTAAAACAAACACTCGACTATGCTCGTAAAGTAGAGGCTGACTTGATTATGATAATGACAAGTACCGAGCCAAGTCTTGTTCCTAACTTTATCATTAATCCTTGGGACGAACAAATTTTATTTAATGATGATAAAATACCTGTCATGGCCATCAATCCTCGTGATCTGAATATTTTTATTGTTGGCTTATAA
- a CDS encoding TonB family protein: MEVKKNPKIDLENKKGLFFQVGLIISLALVLAGFEYKRYDKANNENLNQMVVNYTEESVEITRQEKQEPPKPQPVTKIEVVEDDVDTQDDIDINIEDNQNQEVQAFVPPTQDEEEPQVQEQEIFVFVEEQPEFPGGEEALMAYLQSNIRYPQMAKELEIQGKVIIEFVVETDGSVTNVVVKRGIGGGCDEEAVRVVKAMPKWKPGKQRGKPVRVRYTLPVTFQLR, translated from the coding sequence ATGGAAGTCAAAAAAAATCCCAAAATTGATCTGGAAAACAAGAAAGGTTTATTTTTCCAGGTTGGTTTAATCATAAGTCTTGCTTTAGTTTTGGCAGGTTTTGAATATAAAAGGTACGACAAAGCCAATAATGAAAATCTGAATCAGATGGTGGTTAACTACACCGAAGAAAGCGTAGAAATTACTCGTCAGGAAAAGCAAGAACCACCTAAACCTCAACCTGTTACTAAAATCGAGGTGGTAGAAGACGATGTAGATACGCAAGACGATATTGACATCAATATCGAAGATAACCAAAATCAGGAAGTTCAGGCATTTGTACCACCAACTCAAGATGAAGAAGAACCACAAGTACAAGAGCAAGAAATATTCGTATTCGTAGAAGAACAACCTGAATTTCCAGGCGGGGAAGAGGCATTGATGGCTTACCTTCAATCCAACATCAGATACCCCCAAATGGCAAAGGAACTCGAAATTCAAGGAAAAGTTATCATTGAATTTGTAGTTGAAACTGATGGAAGTGTTACCAATGTGGTAGTAAAACGTGGTATAGGCGGAGGGTGTGACGAAGAAGCTGTTAGGGTTGTTAAAGCCATGCCAAAATGGAAACCCGGAAAACAACGTGGCAAACCAGTACGCGTAAGATACACACTGCCTGTTACATTTCAACTTAGGTAA
- a CDS encoding gliding motility-associated C-terminal domain-containing protein, giving the protein MSLFWCSLQLLWGQSNPCSIGSIDAGPDKIICSGGSAQLQASGAATYVWSPASTLNNPNIPNPIASPSVTTTYYVTGTYPGGNLIVNGDFEQGNAGFASEYTYYPSSLQGPGTYTIGNNPQSIHGAFSPCQDHTPGSGTLMMIVDGASVSGRKVWSQTVSVTPGTNYLLTAWATSIYHTSPAVLKFYINGNQVGSALNLSTTTCTWQQFSYVWNSGSNVSAQIYIIDENTIGGGNDFALDDISFIPYCTKVDSVTVFVNPVPQVQVINDTICLGQTAQLFASSNVSNTSYVWSTGYQGNPLVVSPVSTTTYTVTGTANGCSGTASGKVVVSQAPVLGVGVSDDSICSGEVVQLFASSNVSNTSYVWSTGYQGNPLVVSPMSTTTYTVTGTANGCSGTASGTVVINTVPIVNIYFSEDTICSGEEVILSAICSLPFSHYQWASGEYDSSIVVFPLVTTNYAVTVTSTEGCSGSADIEVYVREYPQIELIEDTLGCEGSTIILLPLVLGGYSNLGWSDGINSQARGVTESGVYTFFVANGDCEVEASVEVLFVDCEGDLFFPNVFTPNGDEYNPYFSPKGGNVEDYELCIYNRWGNLIFKTTDINQPWDGKCEGRDVPEGVYFYVAKYKIYSFNGKYIARNKRGSVTLIR; this is encoded by the coding sequence ATGTCTCTATTTTGGTGTTCTTTACAACTTTTGTGGGGTCAATCCAATCCATGTAGTATTGGTTCTATTGATGCAGGTCCAGATAAAATCATTTGTAGTGGTGGATCTGCTCAATTGCAGGCAAGTGGTGCGGCTACTTATGTATGGTCTCCTGCTTCTACTCTTAATAATCCCAACATTCCTAATCCTATAGCTTCACCTTCTGTTACAACGACGTATTACGTAACTGGCACTTATCCAGGGGGAAATCTAATTGTAAACGGGGACTTTGAGCAAGGCAATGCAGGTTTTGCTTCAGAATATACTTATTATCCGTCCTCATTACAAGGACCCGGCACATATACCATTGGAAACAATCCTCAATCCATACACGGTGCTTTTTCACCATGTCAGGATCATACACCGGGTTCTGGAACTTTAATGATGATTGTTGATGGTGCTTCAGTTTCCGGTAGGAAGGTTTGGTCTCAAACTGTTTCTGTTACACCTGGTACTAATTATCTTTTGACTGCATGGGCTACTTCTATTTACCACACTAGTCCTGCAGTTCTAAAGTTTTATATCAATGGAAATCAGGTGGGTAGTGCATTAAATTTATCTACGACGACGTGTACTTGGCAGCAATTTTCGTATGTATGGAACAGTGGAAGCAATGTAAGTGCCCAAATTTATATTATTGATGAAAACACAATTGGTGGAGGGAATGATTTTGCACTTGACGATATTTCCTTTATACCTTATTGTACAAAAGTCGATTCTGTAACTGTTTTTGTAAATCCTGTTCCTCAAGTTCAGGTAATAAATGATACAATATGTTTAGGGCAAACAGCTCAATTATTTGCCAGTTCGAATGTTTCGAATACTTCGTACGTATGGAGTACTGGATATCAGGGTAATCCGTTGGTAGTTTCACCGGTGTCGACGACTACGTACACGGTGACTGGTACGGCGAATGGTTGTTCGGGTACGGCGAGTGGGAAGGTAGTTGTGAGTCAGGCACCGGTGTTAGGTGTGGGTGTATCGGATGATAGCATTTGCAGTGGTGAGGTGGTACAGTTGTTTGCCAGTTCGAATGTTTCGAATACTTCGTATGTATGGAGTACTGGATATCAGGGTAATCCGTTGGTGGTTTCACCGATGTCGACGACTACGTATACGGTGACTGGTACGGCGAATGGTTGTTCGGGTACGGCGAGTGGTACAGTAGTAATAAATACGGTTCCCATCGTAAATATTTATTTTTCTGAGGATACGATTTGTTCTGGGGAGGAAGTGATTTTAAGTGCTATATGTTCTTTGCCTTTTTCTCATTATCAGTGGGCTTCTGGGGAATATGATTCTTCCATAGTAGTATTTCCGTTAGTTACTACTAATTATGCTGTCACAGTGACTTCAACTGAGGGCTGTTCGGGCAGTGCTGATATTGAGGTTTACGTAAGGGAATATCCACAAATTGAGTTGATCGAAGATACATTAGGTTGCGAAGGAAGCACTATTATACTTTTACCTTTGGTGTTGGGGGGATATTCTAATTTAGGATGGTCAGATGGGATTAATTCTCAGGCAAGGGGTGTAACAGAGTCTGGTGTTTATACTTTTTTTGTGGCCAATGGGGATTGTGAAGTGGAGGCAAGTGTTGAAGTATTGTTTGTTGATTGCGAGGGGGATCTGTTTTTTCCGAATGTTTTTACTCCAAATGGGGACGAATATAATCCGTACTTTTCGCCTAAGGGCGGTAATGTTGAAGATTATGAATTGTGTATATATAACAGATGGGGTAATTTAATTTTCAAAACTACTGATATTAATCAGCCATGGGATGGTAAATGTGAGGGAAGGGATGTACCTGAAGGGGTCTATTTTTATGTGGCAAAATACAAGATTTATTCTTTTAATGGGAAATATATTGCTAGAAATAAACGAGGCAGTGTGACCTTGATTAGGTAG
- a CDS encoding carbon starvation protein A, translating to MVSFFLALSLLIIGYFVYGRLMEKIFGVDEKLLTPAIRLKDGVDYVPLSWPRSFLIQFLNIAGLGPIFGAVAGAMWGPVAYLWIVFGNILGGAMHDFMSAMISMRMDGISLPGIIGRNLGKVILWLVLVFILLMLIIVGAVFVINPANILASMTRGEIFLAGCAFNFDVYFWAVVIVIYYFAATLLPIDKVIGKIYPFFGFLLLFMGVAVIIAAMVKGYHFPELWDHFSNYHYLKDRMPIFPMMFITIACGAISGFHATQSPMIVRCLTSEKYARRVFYGAMVMEGVIALIWAAVAMTFFGSIENLNVALSREGSSIASVVSEISFGLLQMDGHTFLSNVAAILVLLGVVAAPITTGDTAFRSARLIIGDAFSIPQHKIFNRLFIAIVLLTAGYVLAFSYNSLILWRYMGWSNQTLATITLWAITVYLYRERKVYVVALIPALFMTMVTSTYFFFAPELLNLTYNISVIFGALVTLLFSFLFYFSIKS from the coding sequence ATGGTTTCATTTTTTTTGGCTTTGAGTCTCCTCATAATAGGGTATTTTGTCTATGGTAGATTGATGGAAAAAATTTTTGGCGTGGATGAAAAACTGCTCACACCGGCAATAAGGTTAAAAGATGGGGTGGATTATGTTCCTTTGTCGTGGCCTAGGTCTTTTTTAATACAGTTTTTGAACATTGCTGGTTTAGGTCCAATTTTTGGTGCTGTTGCTGGTGCCATGTGGGGACCTGTTGCTTATCTGTGGATTGTTTTTGGAAATATACTTGGTGGAGCTATGCATGATTTTATGTCGGCCATGATTAGCATGCGGATGGATGGAATAAGTTTGCCCGGTATTATTGGAAGGAATTTAGGCAAGGTGATTTTGTGGTTGGTTCTTGTTTTTATTCTTTTGATGCTAATCATTGTCGGTGCTGTATTTGTGATCAATCCTGCTAATATTCTTGCAAGTATGACTCGGGGAGAGATCTTTTTAGCTGGTTGTGCTTTTAATTTTGATGTTTATTTTTGGGCTGTAGTTATTGTGATTTATTATTTTGCGGCGACATTATTGCCTATCGACAAGGTTATTGGGAAGATCTATCCTTTTTTTGGTTTTTTACTTCTTTTCATGGGTGTGGCTGTCATCATAGCTGCGATGGTCAAAGGTTATCATTTTCCTGAATTATGGGATCATTTTTCAAATTATCATTACTTAAAAGATCGAATGCCCATATTTCCTATGATGTTTATTACCATTGCTTGTGGTGCTATCAGTGGGTTTCATGCTACTCAAAGTCCTATGATAGTTCGATGTTTAACCAGCGAAAAATATGCACGTCGAGTTTTTTATGGAGCCATGGTAATGGAGGGGGTGATTGCTTTGATTTGGGCAGCTGTTGCCATGACATTTTTTGGAAGTATCGAGAATTTAAATGTTGCACTGAGTCGAGAGGGATCTTCGATTGCGAGTGTGGTTAGTGAAATTTCTTTTGGGTTACTTCAGATGGATGGGCATACGTTTTTATCGAATGTTGCTGCAATTTTAGTTTTATTGGGTGTGGTGGCAGCACCTATTACCACGGGCGATACAGCTTTTCGTTCGGCTCGTCTTATCATTGGGGATGCATTTTCTATACCCCAACATAAAATATTCAATCGGCTTTTCATAGCGATTGTCCTGTTGACAGCAGGTTATGTTTTAGCTTTCAGTTATAATTCTTTGATTCTTTGGCGATACATGGGGTGGAGTAATCAGACTTTAGCAACCATTACTCTTTGGGCAATTACCGTATATCTTTATCGTGAAAGGAAAGTTTATGTGGTGGCCTTAATTCCTGCTTTATTTATGACCATGGTCACGAGCACTTACTTTTTCTTTGCACCGGAACTTTTGAATTTAACATACAATATATCAGTAATATTTGGCGCTTTAGTAACACTTTTGTTTTCTTTCTTATTTTATTTTTCAATTAAAAGTTAA
- the gcvH gene encoding glycine cleavage system protein GcvH, with the protein MKIPENVRYTQEHEWVKKDGDICYVGITDFAQSQLGDIVFVECETVGETLQAGDPACTIEAVKTVSDVFMPVTGEVLEFNSALSSSPDLINKDPYGDGWIIKIKPHNIHDIDQLLNAEDYAKLIEH; encoded by the coding sequence ATGAAGATTCCTGAAAATGTAAGGTATACCCAAGAGCACGAATGGGTAAAAAAAGATGGTGACATCTGTTACGTAGGGATTACCGATTTTGCGCAATCCCAACTTGGTGATATTGTCTTTGTGGAATGTGAAACCGTTGGAGAAACTCTCCAAGCTGGTGATCCTGCTTGTACCATCGAAGCCGTAAAAACTGTAAGCGATGTTTTCATGCCAGTAACCGGAGAAGTGTTGGAATTTAATTCGGCTCTTTCTTCTAGCCCTGACTTAATCAATAAAGATCCATATGGTGATGGTTGGATAATTAAGATTAAACCACACAATATTCATGATATTGATCAGTTATTAAATGCAGAAGATTATGCTAAATTAATCGAACATTAA
- a CDS encoding DUF4301 family protein, with the protein MFTEVDRLFFSQIGIKEEEILRQIELLQKGEYFYEIVKPAHVGDGILRLSPEEVTFYENYFHEKHRDYKLLKFVPASGAATRMFKELYTAIEDLKQEKPLSSKMLSFFEHFEKFAFCKELKKVMVNPTLDAALKQKNYLVILEHILFEPGLGLGNKPKALIPFHDYGSFTRTAFEEHIFEGLTYVTNDDGQACYHFTVGNEHLKLFEDLLLNLKKDENLVHRINVEFSVQCRSTDTVSIYENGELVRDDHGRVLLRPGGHGALLKNLNSVDADIVFIKNIDNVVPSWRNAEVVLFQKVLAGYLMKLIEDIHANLIMLDEGNVEESDLNEMIRFAQDKLFISFPSWFNQVEYIEKIDYLFNVFNRPVRICGVVKNQGQPGGGPFFCKNDEGLLQLQIVEQSQINLKSQQIRNIFESSTHFNPVNIVGYVRDYKGNKFDLEQFIDPQAGIITEKSYKGKPIKVLELPGLWNGSMADWITVFVEIPDSTFNPVKEVFDLLNPMHLPKDVSLS; encoded by the coding sequence ATGTTTACAGAAGTTGATCGTCTTTTTTTTAGTCAGATAGGAATTAAAGAAGAAGAAATTCTCAGGCAAATAGAACTGTTACAAAAAGGAGAATATTTTTACGAAATTGTAAAACCTGCTCACGTAGGAGATGGTATTTTGCGGTTGAGTCCCGAAGAAGTAACATTTTATGAAAATTATTTTCATGAAAAACATCGGGATTACAAGTTATTAAAGTTTGTGCCTGCTTCGGGTGCTGCTACAAGGATGTTTAAGGAATTATATACCGCCATCGAAGATCTCAAGCAAGAGAAACCTTTATCTAGTAAAATGCTTTCTTTTTTTGAACACTTCGAAAAGTTTGCTTTTTGTAAAGAATTAAAAAAAGTGATGGTAAACCCAACTCTTGATGCAGCACTTAAACAAAAAAACTATTTAGTTATTTTAGAACATATTCTTTTTGAACCAGGTTTAGGACTTGGAAATAAACCCAAGGCATTAATACCATTTCATGATTATGGTTCGTTTACGCGTACCGCATTTGAAGAACATATTTTTGAAGGTTTAACATATGTCACCAACGATGATGGCCAAGCTTGCTATCATTTTACGGTGGGAAATGAACATCTGAAATTATTTGAAGATTTGTTGTTGAATTTGAAAAAAGACGAAAATTTAGTCCATAGAATTAATGTTGAATTTTCTGTTCAGTGTCGGTCGACGGATACTGTTTCTATTTATGAAAATGGAGAATTAGTACGCGACGATCATGGAAGGGTACTTTTACGGCCAGGGGGCCACGGTGCTTTATTAAAAAATTTAAACTCCGTAGATGCAGATATTGTTTTTATTAAAAACATCGACAATGTGGTTCCATCATGGCGGAATGCTGAAGTCGTTTTGTTTCAGAAAGTACTTGCAGGTTATTTGATGAAATTGATCGAAGATATTCATGCGAACCTTATCATGTTGGATGAGGGCAATGTAGAAGAGAGTGATTTGAACGAGATGATTCGTTTTGCTCAGGATAAACTTTTTATTTCTTTTCCATCTTGGTTTAATCAAGTTGAATATATCGAAAAAATAGATTATCTCTTTAATGTTTTCAATCGTCCTGTTCGTATTTGCGGAGTAGTTAAAAATCAGGGTCAGCCTGGAGGAGGTCCTTTTTTCTGCAAAAATGATGAAGGGCTTCTTCAACTTCAGATTGTAGAGCAAAGCCAGATTAATTTAAAATCACAGCAGATAAGAAATATTTTCGAATCAAGTACTCATTTTAATCCTGTCAATATAGTGGGTTACGTTCGAGATTACAAGGGAAATAAATTCGATCTCGAGCAATTTATAGATCCTCAGGCGGGAATTATTACTGAAAAATCTTATAAAGGGAAACCTATCAAGGTTCTTGAATTGCCAGGACTTTGGAATGGTTCCATGGCTGACTGGATCACGGTATTTGTTGAAATACCAGATTCAACTTTTAATCCAGTTAAAGAAGTGTTTGATCTTCTTAAC